In one Campylobacter insulaenigrae NCTC 12927 genomic region, the following are encoded:
- the ruvB gene encoding Holliday junction branch migration DNA helicase RuvB, with the protein MDRIVEIEKFSPDENYENSLRPSSFDGYIGQENIKKNLKIFIKAAKKRNECLDHILFSGPAGLGKTTLANIIAYEMGANIKTTAAPMIEKSGDLAAILTNLSEGDVLFIDEIHRLSPAIEEVLYPAMEDYRLDIIIGSGPAAQTIKIDLPKFTLIGATTRAGMLSNPLRDRFGMQFRLEFYKNDELAIILEKAAIKLDKICDKKAALEIAKRSRSTPRIALRLLKRVRDFADVNDENTINEKRAKEALDSLGVNELGFDSMDLRYLELLTDAKRKPIGLSSIAAALSEDENTIEDVIEPYLLANGYIERTAKGRIASLKSFDILKLKYDRGLFDEK; encoded by the coding sequence ATGGATAGAATTGTAGAAATTGAAAAATTTTCCCCTGATGAAAATTATGAAAATTCACTAAGACCTTCTAGTTTTGATGGATACATAGGACAAGAAAATATTAAAAAAAATTTAAAAATTTTTATAAAAGCAGCCAAAAAAAGAAATGAATGCTTAGATCATATACTTTTTAGTGGGCCAGCAGGGCTTGGAAAAACAACTTTAGCAAATATCATAGCTTATGAAATGGGGGCAAATATAAAAACAACTGCAGCTCCTATGATAGAAAAAAGTGGTGATTTAGCAGCTATATTAACAAATTTAAGCGAAGGTGATGTTCTTTTTATAGATGAAATTCACCGCTTAAGCCCAGCCATCGAAGAAGTGCTTTATCCAGCTATGGAAGATTATCGTCTTGATATAATAATAGGTAGTGGGCCTGCAGCACAGACTATAAAAATAGACTTACCAAAATTTACCTTAATCGGTGCAACAACAAGAGCGGGTATGCTAAGCAATCCATTAAGAGATCGTTTTGGTATGCAATTTCGTTTAGAATTTTATAAAAATGATGAACTTGCTATTATTTTAGAAAAAGCTGCTATAAAACTTGACAAAATCTGTGATAAAAAAGCTGCTTTAGAAATAGCTAAACGCAGTCGTTCTACTCCAAGAATAGCCTTGAGATTATTAAAACGCGTAAGAGATTTTGCAGATGTTAATGATGAAAATACTATCAATGAAAAAAGAGCAAAAGAAGCACTTGATTCTTTAGGAGTTAATGAGCTTGGTTTTGACTCTATGGACTTAAGATATTTAGAGCTTTTAACTGATGCTAAAAGAAAACCTATAGGACTTTCTAGTATAGCTGCTGCTTTAAGTGAAGACGAAAACACTATAGAAGATGTAATTGAACCTTATCTACTAGCTAATGGGTATATAGAAAGAACAGCTAAAGGTAGAATAGCGAGCTTGAAAAGTTTTGATATTTTAAAACTAAAATACGATAGAGGATTGTTTGATGAAAAATAG
- a CDS encoding AI-2E family transporter, giving the protein MKNSKFFLISFILVVLFWVLYLFKPFLMNIAIASLMAVSTSNINVKFLTIFKDKKVISALATTLFTLALFFIPFVYAIIELAKAATNFDINYIYNTIEYFKNYNLQLPETLSFIEPKIKEILASIDLNSISKNILTYLSSATKFGTKFLTDMVLICVFYFFANLYGSQIISYIKTIIPMQKEETQGILSEVSNVMSVVFYSMVLNAILQGVLFGIITKIYGYDAFLMGIVFCFSSLLPVVGGALIYVPVSLYEFANGNLHAALIIFLYSIITISFIADTLVKPYIIKWINNKLVKIPTQINELLIFFAMIAGISSFGFWGIILGPAILTFFISTLKLYIILKEKHFV; this is encoded by the coding sequence ATGAAAAATAGTAAATTTTTTTTGATAAGTTTTATTTTAGTTGTTTTATTTTGGGTTTTATATCTTTTTAAACCATTTTTAATGAATATAGCCATAGCTAGCTTAATGGCTGTTTCTACTTCTAATATCAATGTTAAATTTCTTACAATTTTTAAAGATAAAAAAGTTATATCTGCTCTTGCAACGACTTTATTTACTTTAGCTTTGTTTTTTATCCCATTTGTATATGCTATTATAGAACTTGCTAAAGCAGCAACAAATTTTGATATAAATTACATTTATAACACAATAGAATATTTTAAAAATTATAATCTACAATTACCAGAAACACTAAGCTTCATAGAACCAAAAATTAAAGAAATTTTAGCAAGTATAGATTTAAATTCTATATCAAAAAATATTCTAACTTATCTTTCTAGTGCTACAAAATTTGGCACCAAGTTTTTAACTGATATGGTCTTAATCTGCGTATTTTATTTCTTTGCAAATTTATATGGATCTCAAATAATAAGTTATATAAAAACTATTATACCTATGCAAAAAGAAGAAACTCAAGGGATTTTAAGCGAAGTGAGTAATGTAATGTCTGTGGTATTTTATTCTATGGTTTTAAATGCTATTTTGCAAGGAGTTCTTTTTGGCATTATCACAAAAATTTATGGTTATGATGCTTTTTTAATGGGAATAGTATTTTGCTTTAGCTCATTGTTACCAGTTGTTGGAGGTGCTTTAATCTATGTCCCTGTTTCTTTATATGAATTTGCTAATGGAAATTTACACGCAGCATTAATAATCTTTTTATATAGCATTATAACAATTTCATTTATAGCAGATACTTTAGTTAAGCCTTACATTATTAAGTGGATTAACAATAAGCTAGTAAAAATTCCAACACAAATCAATGAACTCTTGATATTTTTTGCCATGATAGCTGGAATTTCAAGTTTTGGTTTTTGGGGTATTATTTTAGGTCCTGCAATACTGACTTTTTTCATTTCTACTTTAAAACTATACATAATTTTAAAAGAAAAACATTTTGTATAA
- a CDS encoding MFS transporter: MIKAVLPLSFIIGTRFFGLFIVLPVLSLYALELQGANEFLVGLLVGVYALTQMALQVPFGVVSDKIGRKKTMLIGLIIFIIGSFVCSYANDIYTMIFGRLLQGAGAIGAVATAMISDFINEENRGKAMAVMGSFIGLSFAASLVLSPLMSAKFGLSSLFDLSAILSFVCIVLLFSVVPKEHAIHHENTKTPLKMLLKEKNLALMNLTNCMQKMLMSIAFLSIPLMLVNEFNYPSENLWHVYVSSMVLGFIAMGLSGSLGEKRGLSKEILLLGVVFFILSYIIFAFANSAFVFMVGVVIFFIGFNLHEPIMQSCASKFAKVNEKGAALGIFNSFGYFGSFLGGVVGGYFLHHFSLSILALVLVTLSLIWLFLLFFLQSPSEFKNLYLSLDTQENLSIIKDLKGVSDVYKNSKFLVIKYNKKITNEEEILAIIQT; this comes from the coding sequence ATGATAAAAGCGGTTTTACCCTTGTCTTTTATAATTGGGACTAGATTTTTTGGTTTATTTATAGTTTTACCAGTTTTGAGTTTATATGCTTTAGAACTTCAAGGAGCTAATGAATTTTTAGTAGGACTTTTAGTAGGTGTTTATGCATTAACTCAGATGGCTTTACAAGTTCCTTTTGGAGTAGTTTCTGATAAAATTGGGCGTAAAAAGACTATGTTAATAGGGTTGATAATTTTTATCATAGGTTCTTTTGTGTGTTCTTACGCTAATGATATTTATACTATGATATTTGGTAGGCTTTTACAAGGTGCTGGTGCTATTGGTGCTGTAGCAACTGCTATGATAAGTGATTTTATTAATGAAGAAAATCGTGGAAAAGCTATGGCTGTAATGGGATCTTTTATAGGTCTTTCTTTTGCAGCTTCTTTGGTACTTTCTCCTTTGATGAGTGCTAAATTTGGTCTTTCAAGTTTGTTTGATCTTAGCGCTATTTTAAGTTTTGTGTGTATTGTATTGCTTTTTAGTGTTGTACCAAAAGAACATGCCATACATCATGAAAATACAAAAACCCCATTGAAAATGCTTTTAAAAGAAAAGAATCTAGCATTAATGAATTTAACTAATTGCATGCAAAAAATGTTAATGAGTATAGCGTTCTTAAGTATTCCTTTGATGTTGGTTAATGAATTTAATTACCCAAGTGAAAATTTATGGCATGTTTATGTAAGTTCTATGGTATTGGGATTTATCGCTATGGGATTGTCTGGTTCATTAGGTGAAAAAAGAGGGCTTAGTAAAGAAATTTTACTTTTAGGTGTGGTATTTTTTATCCTTTCTTATATAATTTTTGCTTTTGCTAATAGTGCTTTTGTATTTATGGTAGGTGTGGTAATCTTTTTTATAGGATTTAATTTACATGAGCCTATTATGCAAAGCTGTGCGAGTAAATTTGCTAAAGTAAATGAAAAAGGTGCAGCTTTGGGTATATTTAATTCTTTTGGTTATTTTGGAAGTTTTTTAGGTGGTGTTGTGGGAGGATATTTTCTGCATCATTTTAGTTTAAGTATTCTGGCCCTTGTTTTAGTGACTCTTTCTTTAATATGGTTGTTTTTATTGTTTTTTTTACAAAGTCCATCTGAATTTAAAAATTTATATTTATCATTAGACACTCAAGAAAATTTAAGTATCATCAAAGATTTAAAAGGTGTATCGGATGTGTATAAAAATTCCAAATTTTTGGTAATAAAATATAATAAAAAAATTACTAATGAAGAGGAAATTTTAGCGATTATTCAAACTTAA
- the rdgB gene encoding RdgB/HAM1 family non-canonical purine NTP pyrophosphatase produces the protein MKIVVASSNIHKIQEIKNFLKSYEIYSLNELIKPFEIIENGKSFKENALIKSSTIFNTLKKDEFIVLSDDSGISIEALNNAPGIYSARYSKEGTDIANNEKIISSLHEKNLSESKAFYTTAIAISSKYGHFCTHGYMYGIITDTPKGNNGFGYDPLFIPQGFNQTLGELDEKIKIQISHRSKALMISKYVFKLLEKIS, from the coding sequence TTGAAAATTGTTGTTGCAAGTTCTAATATACACAAAATTCAAGAAATTAAAAATTTTCTTAAATCTTATGAAATTTATTCATTAAACGAGTTAATCAAACCATTTGAAATTATAGAAAATGGGAAAAGTTTTAAAGAAAATGCTTTGATTAAATCTTCAACAATTTTTAATACACTTAAAAAAGATGAATTTATAGTTTTAAGCGATGATAGCGGTATTAGTATTGAAGCTTTAAACAATGCTCCTGGAATATATTCTGCAAGATATTCTAAAGAAGGAACTGATATTGCTAATAATGAAAAAATCATATCTAGTTTGCATGAAAAAAATCTCTCAGAAAGTAAAGCGTTTTACACTACAGCAATCGCTATAAGCTCTAAATATGGACATTTTTGTACCCATGGATACATGTATGGCATAATTACAGATACTCCAAAAGGAAACAATGGCTTTGGATATGATCCATTATTTATCCCTCAAGGTTTTAATCAAACTTTAGGAGAACTTGATGAAAAGATAAAAATTCAAATATCTCACCGATCAAAAGCTTTAATGATTTCAAAATATGTATTTAAACTTTTAGAAAAAATATCATAA
- a CDS encoding efflux RND transporter permease subunit, with translation MLSKILIFFLNFPKITLSIGLAFCLFFSFFAKNLNVEANAESLLLEHDEDLKFYREFSNRYSSDNFLMLAFTPKDSQVFSQKNLNLIKNMSEEFSQIQGVERVFSIANAPLLMSSKNKELKELIKNTPNIFSADVDINLAKNEILNHPFYKNNLISQDGKTIGILIYLQADETYNTLIKSRDEAKNKQEKEYFKNELKNHQENMRKFSEERLKQINNIVLKYSQNGDFLHLGGVEMIANDMISYVKSDLKIYGVSLIGLLFLALWWFFGSLRWVFLALGICIVSLFTSSGIFTLLGFDITIVSSNYVALVLIITVSVVIHLIVHFIENLQKHKKSSVYRILLSTLLDKASPSFYAILTTVVGFLSFIFSDIEPIIKLGIMMSLGISVSLLLAYIYFASILMLLPRAEIKKPDKSSFKFLTFCANASLNHRKIIYLISFVCMIIAVVGIFKIKVENSFVNYFKDDSRIKQGLLVIDKELGGTMPLDVIVKFQDDKNQNNTEDDFENEFNALAQDDRYFFSSDKTRVAAKVHNFLIQQKYVGSVLSLQSLLELGQNINDGKVLDDFALAFLYENLDESFKKQVLNPYVSIKDNELRFSMRILDSDPTLRRNEFIKKLEYDLRELLQDDNVEVRVSGIMLLYNNMLQSLFSAQFGTLIFVILMIFILFVFIFRSFLYAFLAIVANVIPLALVFGLMGLFNIPLDIMSITIAAICIGIGVDDMIHYIHRFKEELKHKSLQEAIKASHLGIGSAIYYTSFTIILGFLVMISSNFIPTIYFGLLTVLAMSLLLFGSLFLLPSLIISFFGFNQKIQSIFKNIK, from the coding sequence ATGTTAAGTAAAATTTTAATTTTTTTTTTAAATTTTCCAAAAATAACTTTAAGTATAGGTTTAGCGTTTTGTTTATTTTTTAGCTTTTTTGCCAAGAATTTAAATGTAGAAGCAAATGCTGAAAGTCTACTTTTAGAACATGATGAGGACTTAAAATTTTATAGAGAATTTTCAAATCGCTACAGCAGTGATAATTTTTTAATGCTTGCTTTTACTCCAAAAGATTCTCAAGTATTTTCCCAGAAAAACTTAAATTTAATTAAAAATATGAGTGAAGAATTTTCACAAATTCAGGGAGTAGAAAGAGTATTTTCCATAGCTAACGCCCCTTTGCTTATGAGTTCTAAAAATAAAGAGCTAAAAGAATTGATAAAAAACACTCCTAATATTTTTAGTGCTGATGTGGATATAAATTTAGCTAAAAATGAAATTTTAAACCATCCTTTTTATAAAAACAATTTAATCTCACAAGATGGAAAGACTATAGGAATTTTAATTTACCTACAAGCTGATGAAACATACAATACATTGATCAAATCAAGAGATGAAGCTAAAAATAAACAAGAAAAAGAATATTTTAAAAATGAACTTAAAAACCATCAAGAAAATATGAGAAAATTTAGCGAAGAAAGACTAAAACAGATTAATAACATAGTATTAAAATATAGTCAAAATGGTGATTTTTTGCATCTTGGTGGTGTAGAAATGATAGCTAATGATATGATTTCTTATGTGAAATCAGATCTTAAAATTTATGGCGTTAGTTTAATAGGTCTCTTGTTTTTGGCTCTTTGGTGGTTTTTTGGATCTTTGCGATGGGTGTTTTTAGCCTTGGGAATTTGTATTGTTTCTTTATTTACCTCAAGTGGAATTTTTACACTTTTAGGATTTGACATTACTATAGTTTCTTCAAATTATGTTGCTTTGGTTTTGATTATCACGGTTTCTGTGGTAATTCATTTAATAGTTCATTTTATAGAAAATTTACAAAAACATAAAAAATCCAGTGTTTATAGGATTTTGTTATCAACTTTACTCGATAAAGCTAGTCCGAGTTTTTACGCTATTTTAACTACTGTAGTAGGTTTTTTAAGTTTTATTTTCTCAGATATTGAACCTATTATAAAATTAGGTATTATGATGAGTCTTGGTATAAGTGTAAGCTTACTTTTAGCTTATATATATTTTGCAAGTATTTTGATGCTTTTACCAAGAGCAGAAATTAAAAAACCAGATAAGAGTTCATTTAAATTTTTAACATTTTGTGCTAATGCTAGTTTAAATCATAGGAAAATTATCTATTTAATTAGTTTTGTTTGTATGATTATAGCGGTTGTTGGAATATTTAAAATTAAGGTTGAAAATAGTTTTGTAAATTATTTTAAAGATGATTCTAGAATCAAACAAGGTTTGCTTGTCATTGATAAAGAGCTTGGAGGTACTATGCCTTTGGATGTGATAGTAAAATTTCAAGATGATAAAAATCAAAATAATACTGAAGATGACTTTGAAAATGAATTTAATGCTTTAGCACAAGATGATAGGTATTTTTTTAGTAGTGATAAAACAAGGGTAGCTGCTAAAGTGCATAATTTTTTAATTCAGCAAAAATATGTGGGCTCGGTGCTTAGTTTGCAGAGTTTACTTGAGCTTGGACAAAACATCAATGATGGTAAAGTTTTAGATGATTTTGCATTAGCATTTTTGTATGAAAATTTAGATGAATCTTTTAAAAAACAAGTTTTAAATCCTTATGTAAGTATCAAGGATAATGAATTAAGATTTAGTATGCGGATTTTAGATAGCGATCCTACTTTAAGACGTAACGAGTTCATAAAAAAACTTGAATATGATTTAAGAGAACTTTTGCAAGATGATAATGTGGAAGTTAGAGTTAGTGGTATTATGCTTTTGTATAACAATATGCTTCAAAGTCTTTTTTCGGCACAATTTGGAACGTTAATTTTTGTTATTTTAATGATTTTTATACTTTTTGTATTTATTTTTAGAAGTTTTCTTTATGCTTTTCTTGCTATTGTAGCAAATGTCATACCTTTGGCCTTAGTTTTTGGTTTAATGGGGCTATTTAATATCCCTTTAGATATTATGAGTATCACTATAGCTGCTATTTGTATAGGAATAGGTGTAGATGATATGATACATTATATTCATCGTTTCAAAGAAGAATTAAAACATAAAAGTTTGCAAGAAGCCATTAAAGCTTCACATCTTGGTATAGGTAGTGCTATATATTATACAAGTTTTACAATTATCTTGGGATTTTTAGTTATGATAAGTAGCAACTTTATCCCAACAATTTATTTTGGTTTATTGACTGTTTTGGCGATGAGTTTGCTGTTGTTTGGTTCTTTATTTTTATTACCAAGTTTGATTATTAGTTTTTTTGGTTTTAATCAAAAAATTCAAAGTATTTTTAAAAATATAAAATAA
- a CDS encoding transporter, toluene tolerance family encodes MRIVVLFLLSISFVFALKLEDISQVMQKNIDESLKILEQEKTDKTKSADKIFALFDGIFDYDFMAKLSLSTRYDTLNTTEKSQYNRAFEANLKKSFTDKLSLYDSQKLKVVSLTEQGKRVFLKTSMVVDGKENFVVFKFYNKDSDWKIYDVDIFGISIIQTYRSQFKDVLANTDFDTLLNKLSSVHFE; translated from the coding sequence ATGCGTATAGTTGTATTATTTTTATTAAGTATTTCTTTTGTTTTTGCTTTGAAATTAGAAGATATATCTCAGGTTATGCAAAAAAATATTGATGAGAGCTTAAAAATTTTAGAACAAGAAAAAACTGATAAAACAAAGTCTGCAGATAAAATTTTTGCTTTATTTGATGGAATTTTTGATTATGATTTTATGGCAAAATTGAGTTTATCAACTAGATATGATACGCTAAATACGACCGAAAAAAGTCAATATAATAGAGCTTTTGAAGCAAATCTTAAGAAAAGTTTTACAGATAAACTTTCTTTGTATGATTCACAAAAATTAAAGGTTGTAAGTCTAACAGAACAAGGCAAGAGAGTATTTTTAAAAACTTCTATGGTGGTTGATGGTAAGGAAAATTTTGTTGTATTTAAATTTTATAATAAAGACAGCGATTGGAAAATTTATGATGTAGATATTTTTGGTATTAGTATTATTCAAACTTATAGATCGCAATTTAAAGATGTATTGGCAAATACAGACTTTGATACTTTGTTAAATAAATTATCAAGTGTTCATTTTGAATAA
- a CDS encoding VacJ family lipoprotein codes for MLKYVISLVLLLNVAFAEQNFEDFEQEYQKREIQDDFYSYNKAMSRFNYNFYYYLLRPVTLSYKSVMPEIARTGIKNIFETTRSPLKIANHLLSFEFKKAGEEFGRFCINVIFGLGMLDSASKTSLKSYEADFGITLGKWGVGGGSHLVLPFLGPYNVRDALSLPINWFLTPEAYIGNFWLGASVNGALKVNELSFEHEKVDDIYQNSVDYYIFMRDAYEQRRQELIK; via the coding sequence TTGTTAAAATATGTTATAAGTTTAGTATTGCTTTTAAATGTAGCATTTGCAGAACAAAATTTTGAAGATTTCGAACAAGAATATCAAAAAAGAGAAATTCAAGATGATTTTTATTCATATAATAAAGCAATGTCTAGGTTTAACTATAATTTTTATTATTATTTACTAAGACCGGTAACTCTTTCATATAAAAGTGTAATGCCAGAGATTGCAAGAACAGGAATTAAAAATATATTTGAAACCACAAGATCACCTTTAAAAATAGCCAACCATTTATTGAGTTTTGAGTTTAAAAAAGCTGGGGAAGAATTTGGAAGATTTTGCATAAATGTGATTTTTGGTCTTGGTATGTTAGATAGTGCAAGTAAAACTTCTTTAAAATCTTATGAAGCTGATTTTGGAATTACTTTAGGAAAGTGGGGTGTAGGTGGAGGTAGTCATCTTGTTTTGCCTTTTTTAGGACCATATAATGTAAGAGATGCATTAAGTTTACCTATAAACTGGTTTTTAACTCCTGAAGCATATATTGGAAATTTTTGGCTTGGAGCAAGTGTAAATGGAGCATTAAAGGTAAATGAATTAAGTTTTGAACATGAGAAAGTTGATGATATTTACCAAAATAGTGTAGATTATTACATTTTTATGCGTGATGCTTATGAGCAAAGACGTCAAGAATTAATCAAATAG
- the modA gene encoding molybdate ABC transporter substrate-binding protein — protein sequence MKKILILITLCVFSYSANINIAAAANVAYAFKELESQFKKENPDTTINVTLGASGNLVTQIQSGAPFDIFMAANMKFAQKLYDENLAITKPVIYAQGAIALLTLRTNITDLSKGLETLQNKNVKLIAIANPKTAPYGEASIEALKNLGIYENLKNKIIEAKSIGEALTQTLTATDAGFIAASALYEEGLQKYNLKENTNYILVDPKLYTPIDQGIVITKHGENNVDAKKFYDFVLSEKGKAIFKAYGYNIP from the coding sequence ATGAAAAAAATTCTTATTTTAATAACCTTATGTGTATTTAGCTATAGTGCTAATATAAACATTGCAGCAGCTGCAAATGTTGCTTATGCTTTTAAAGAATTAGAAAGTCAATTTAAAAAAGAAAATCCTGACACTACTATAAATGTAACTCTAGGAGCAAGTGGAAATTTAGTTACCCAAATTCAAAGTGGAGCTCCATTTGATATATTTATGGCAGCTAATATGAAATTTGCACAAAAACTTTACGACGAAAATTTAGCTATTACCAAACCTGTCATTTATGCTCAAGGAGCTATTGCATTACTCACTTTAAGAACTAATATAACAGATTTAAGTAAAGGCTTAGAGACTTTACAAAATAAAAATGTTAAATTAATTGCTATTGCCAATCCAAAAACAGCTCCTTATGGAGAAGCAAGTATAGAAGCTTTAAAAAATTTAGGAATTTATGAAAATCTTAAAAATAAAATTATAGAAGCAAAATCTATAGGTGAGGCATTAACTCAAACTCTAACAGCAACAGATGCTGGTTTTATAGCAGCTAGCGCTCTGTATGAGGAAGGTCTTCAAAAATATAATCTAAAAGAAAATACAAATTATATTTTAGTAGATCCAAAACTTTATACACCTATTGATCAAGGCATAGTAATAACAAAACACGGTGAAAATAATGTGGATGCTAAGAAATTTTATGATTTTGTTTTAAGCGAAAAAGGAAAAGCTATTTTCAAAGCTTATGGATATAACATTCCGTGA